A region from the Priestia filamentosa genome encodes:
- a CDS encoding mechanosensitive ion channel family protein yields MEILGLNIDIETWKRIGIAVVIFVIFLGLRKLFTSYLFKLVLGFARHKRINLITTILEGFEKPIRWLFVIIGLQLALKYFPFTVLEHDLHRHLFRSLFIAMIGWGVYNVAGSTAIFMATFIKKFDIQVDRIIIPFVQKLIRSLVIVMAISIIAQEWGFNVSTFVAGLGIGGLAFALAAKDAIANLFGGIIIITEKPFTMGDWIKTPSVEGVVEDITFRSTKVRTFDQALVTVPNATLSSESIINWSKMGKRQVSFTLSLTYNTPLHVVKACVEEIQSMLENHEEVDKETIIVRFEDFSQSSLDLLVYFFSSNTAYVEYLRIREDVNYKIIGILEKYDVSIAYPTQTLVVQQNDHPLAENQFQRANS; encoded by the coding sequence TTGGAAATCTTAGGTTTAAATATTGATATTGAAACATGGAAAAGAATTGGAATAGCAGTAGTGATCTTTGTTATCTTTTTAGGACTTCGCAAACTATTTACGTCATACCTTTTCAAACTTGTTCTTGGTTTTGCTCGTCATAAACGAATTAATCTTATTACAACAATATTAGAAGGCTTTGAAAAGCCAATAAGATGGCTATTTGTTATTATTGGCCTTCAGTTAGCGCTTAAATATTTTCCATTTACAGTGCTAGAGCATGATCTTCATCGTCATCTTTTTCGTTCATTATTTATTGCGATGATTGGATGGGGAGTTTACAATGTAGCAGGCTCAACTGCTATTTTCATGGCTACCTTTATTAAAAAATTTGATATTCAAGTTGATAGAATTATTATTCCATTTGTACAAAAGCTTATTCGCTCACTTGTTATTGTTATGGCAATTTCTATTATTGCACAAGAGTGGGGCTTCAACGTAAGTACATTTGTGGCAGGCCTTGGGATTGGAGGATTAGCATTTGCTCTGGCGGCAAAGGATGCGATCGCAAACCTTTTTGGCGGGATTATTATCATTACAGAAAAACCTTTTACAATGGGAGATTGGATTAAAACACCAAGTGTTGAAGGGGTTGTAGAAGATATTACGTTCCGAAGTACAAAAGTACGAACATTTGATCAGGCGCTTGTTACTGTACCAAACGCGACCCTTTCAAGTGAATCAATTATTAACTGGTCTAAGATGGGAAAACGTCAAGTATCCTTCACGTTAAGTTTGACATACAATACGCCTCTTCACGTCGTGAAAGCGTGTGTAGAAGAAATTCAAAGTATGCTTGAAAATCATGAAGAAGTTGATAAAGAAACCATTATCGTTCGTTTTGAAGACTTTAGTCAATCTAGCCTTGATTTACTTGTCTACTTTTTCTCTAGCAACACTGCCTATGTAGAATACCTTCGCATTCGTGAAGATGTGAACTATAAAATAATCGGTATCTTAGAAAAGTACGACGTTTCTATTGCATATCCAACACAAACGCTTGTTGTCCAGCAAAATGATCATCCACTTGCTGAAAATCAATTTCAACGCGCAAACAGCTAA
- a CDS encoding polymorphic toxin type 35 domain-containing protein, with product MLVQLQAMNENQIHHVIYGSRRSNHYWERLVPNRNWNEIDKIIRLVIQTGQDQKYKKIFKRTKRIEGEPVEVVYLQLKDGSYKLSNAWINFEGKTL from the coding sequence TTGTTAGTTCAGCTGCAAGCAATGAATGAAAATCAAATTCACCATGTGATTTATGGGAGTAGGCGAAGCAATCACTATTGGGAACGTCTTGTACCAAATCGAAATTGGAACGAGATTGATAAGATCATTAGACTTGTAATTCAAACAGGACAAGATCAAAAATATAAAAAAATTTTTAAGCGTACAAAGAGGATTGAGGGAGAACCTGTTGAAGTTGTTTATTTACAATTAAAAGACGGATCCTACAAACTTTCAAACGCATGGATAAACTTCGAAGGAAAAACGTTATAG
- a CDS encoding M24 family metallopeptidase — protein MNERLKKVTTWLEEENIDGAFFTSTENVFYLSGFYTDPHERLLGLLASKKGDAILILPKMEATQARDAGWEAEMLSYEDHENPWEILGQKISELELQGAQEVAIEKEVLTYERAENLSEIFEKASFVDGSKKMNELRLIKEEKEIEILRKAAQLADYGVEVGVKALKEGVTEMDVVATIEYELKRKGIREMSFSTLVLFGEKSGQPHGNPGNRTLKKGDFVLFDLGVVLDGYCSDITRTVVYQSVSDKQREIYDTVLRANNASLKESRPGTRIGDLDIVARDTIERAGYGEYFTHRIGHGLGISVHEFPSMSKNNDGALKEGMVYTIEPGIYLSDLGGVRIEDDVLVTKDGYETLTKFPKELLVIS, from the coding sequence ATGAATGAACGATTAAAAAAAGTAACAACATGGTTAGAGGAAGAAAACATTGATGGAGCTTTTTTCACTTCAACAGAAAACGTATTTTATCTCAGCGGGTTTTATACAGATCCACATGAGCGCCTTTTAGGTTTATTAGCCTCAAAAAAAGGAGATGCGATTCTCATCCTTCCTAAAATGGAAGCAACTCAAGCGAGAGATGCAGGGTGGGAAGCTGAAATGCTATCATACGAAGATCATGAAAATCCATGGGAGATTCTTGGTCAAAAAATAAGTGAGCTTGAGCTTCAAGGAGCACAAGAGGTAGCAATTGAAAAAGAAGTTTTAACATACGAAAGAGCTGAAAACCTCAGTGAGATTTTCGAAAAAGCGAGCTTTGTGGATGGATCGAAGAAAATGAACGAACTTCGTCTTATTAAAGAAGAAAAAGAAATTGAGATCTTGAGAAAAGCAGCACAGCTTGCGGACTATGGAGTTGAAGTAGGGGTAAAAGCGTTAAAAGAAGGCGTTACAGAAATGGACGTTGTAGCCACAATTGAATATGAGCTCAAGCGAAAAGGAATTCGTGAAATGTCATTTTCAACGCTTGTACTTTTCGGAGAAAAATCAGGCCAGCCCCACGGTAATCCAGGAAACCGTACTTTGAAGAAGGGAGATTTTGTACTTTTTGATCTTGGGGTTGTGCTTGACGGGTACTGCTCAGATATTACAAGAACAGTTGTTTATCAAAGCGTAAGTGATAAACAAAGAGAAATTTATGATACAGTACTTCGAGCTAACAATGCTTCACTCAAAGAGAGCCGTCCAGGAACAAGAATTGGTGATCTTGATATTGTAGCACGAGATACAATTGAGAGAGCAGGTTATGGGGAGTACTTTACGCATCGCATTGGGCATGGACTAGGAATTAGCGTTCATGAGTTTCCATCGATGAGTAAAAATAATGACGGAGCGTTAAAAGAAGGAATGGTTTATACAATTGAACCTGGTATCTATCTCTCAGATCTTGGAGGAGTTCGAATTGAAGATGATGTATTAGTTACAAAAGATGGATATGAAACGCTCACAAAATTTCCAAAAGAGCTTCTCGTAATTTCTTAA
- a CDS encoding hemolysin family protein: protein MDILNLVLVAILIALTAFFVASEFAIVKVRSSQIDQLVAEGGRNALAAKKVVSHLDEYLSACQLGITVTALGLGWLGEPTVQRLLNPLFVELNIPSTLSHILTFGIAFASVTFLHVVVGELAPKTVAIQKAEQVTLLSARPLILFYKVMYPFIWVLNGSARLFVGMFGLRPASEHEMVHSEEELRLLLSESYKSGEINQSEFKYVNKIFEFDDRVAKEIMVPRTEMISLSKDESITKAIKIIREEKFTRYPIIDGDKDHIIGLLNVKEMFADLVHEKQPDEKSLEQYTRPIIQVIDSIPIHDLLLKMQRERIHMAVLIDEYGGTSGLVTVEDILEEIVGEIRDEFDTDEIPEIRKIKENHYLVDGKLLVSEINNLLGIEIDDEDIDTIGGWILTEKLDVKQGDVVEHGEFKFKVVEMDSHHIKYIEVTKPSAPRLLKTQQASAPMKTAQQSEAMS from the coding sequence TTGGACATATTAAACTTGGTGCTTGTGGCGATTTTGATCGCCTTAACTGCTTTCTTCGTAGCATCGGAGTTTGCCATTGTGAAAGTGAGGAGCTCACAAATTGATCAGCTCGTCGCAGAGGGAGGACGAAATGCTCTTGCAGCTAAAAAAGTCGTCTCACATCTTGATGAGTATTTATCAGCGTGTCAGCTTGGTATTACTGTAACAGCTCTAGGATTAGGATGGCTTGGTGAGCCAACTGTTCAAAGGTTGCTTAACCCGCTGTTTGTAGAGCTGAATATACCATCTACACTTTCTCATATTCTTACATTTGGTATTGCATTTGCTTCCGTAACGTTTTTACACGTTGTTGTTGGGGAGCTTGCACCAAAAACAGTAGCCATTCAAAAAGCTGAGCAAGTGACGCTTTTATCAGCGCGTCCTCTTATTTTGTTTTACAAAGTAATGTATCCATTCATTTGGGTATTAAACGGTTCAGCTCGTTTGTTTGTAGGAATGTTTGGACTTCGTCCAGCAAGTGAACACGAGATGGTTCACTCGGAAGAAGAGCTCCGTCTTTTGCTATCTGAAAGCTATAAAAGCGGCGAGATTAACCAATCTGAGTTTAAATATGTAAATAAAATCTTTGAATTTGATGATCGTGTAGCGAAAGAAATTATGGTTCCTCGTACAGAGATGATAAGTCTTTCAAAGGATGAGTCTATTACAAAAGCAATTAAGATTATCCGTGAAGAAAAATTTACTCGCTATCCGATTATTGACGGAGATAAAGATCATATTATCGGGTTATTAAATGTAAAAGAAATGTTTGCAGATCTTGTGCACGAAAAACAACCAGACGAGAAGTCACTTGAACAATATACAAGACCAATCATTCAAGTAATTGATTCTATTCCAATTCACGATCTTCTGCTTAAGATGCAAAGAGAGCGAATTCATATGGCAGTCTTAATTGATGAATATGGTGGAACAAGCGGTCTTGTAACTGTTGAAGACATTTTAGAAGAAATTGTGGGCGAAATTCGTGATGAATTTGACACAGACGAAATCCCAGAGATTCGTAAAATTAAAGAAAACCACTATCTTGTTGATGGAAAATTACTTGTAAGTGAGATTAATAACTTATTAGGAATTGAAATTGACGATGAAGACATTGATACTATTGGAGGATGGATTCTAACAGAAAAGCTTGATGTGAAACAAGGAGACGTTGTCGAACACGGAGAATTCAAATTCAAAGTGGTGGAAATGGATAGTCATCACATCAAGTATATTGAAGTAACAAAACCATCTGCTCCAAGGTTGCTAAAAACACAACAAGCTTCAGCTCCAATGAAGACGGCACAGCAGTCTGAAGCAATGTCTTAA